GGTCGTGGATTTCTTCAATCTGCTGGGCCAGAGCAGACCCATCTACTCCGCTCTGCTGGCCCTGAGGGATGCGCCGGAGTTTTCAGGTTTCAGCAATGCCTTGCAACGGACCATCACCCTGCTCATCCGCGACGCGGAACTGGGCGGCGTGGCTCTCCCCCCTGAAAAGCGGGAGCGTTTTTCGGCCATCAGCCGGGAACTGGCCGCCCTGTCCACGGAATTTGCCAACAACGTACTGGATGCCACACAGTCCTATGCCCTGACCCTCGTTCAGCCGCACGATGCGGCCGGACTGCCCGAGGCCTCCCGCCAGCTGGCCGCGGCCATGTCCCGGGCGCGGGGCAGGGAGGCCACCGCTGAAGACGGGCCGTGGACCATCACTCTGGACATGCCGTCCTTCCTGTCCTTCATGCAGCATTCCTCCCGCCGCGACCTGCGCGAAACCGTATACAAGGCCTACATCACCAGAGCCTCCAGCGGCGACCGGGACAATCTGCCCCTGATCCGGCGCATTCTCTCTCTGCGTGTGGAAATGGCCGTACTGCTCGGATTTGCCGATTTCGCGGACATGAGTCTGGCCCGCAAGATGGCTCCTTCCGTGGCCAGCGTGGAGAAGCTCCTGCACACCTTGAAAGATGCGGCCACTGACGCTGCGCTTGGCGACCTCATCGACCTGAGCGATCTGGCAGCCGCCAACGGTCAGGCCGAAGAAATCATGCCTTGGGACGTCATGTACTGGGCCGAACGCCTGAAGGAACAGCGCTTCGGACTGCATGACGACATGCTGCGCCCCTATTTCCCCCTGCCCGCCGTCCTCGAGGGCATGTTCGAGCTGGCCCGGGAACTGTTCGGCATACACATCGCGCCGGCCGACCGGCCCGTCTGGAACGAGGATGTCGCCTATTACGCCGTGAGCGACGACAAGGGGGAAGAAATCGCCGGATTTTATCTGGACCCCTATGCCAGACCCGAAGAGAAACGCGGCGGAGCCTGGATGGGCGAACTGTGCGGCCGCAGCGCGGCCTGCGCGGCTCCCGGCCGGATGTGGCGCAAACCCGTGGCCTGGCTGAACTGCAACCAACGCCCCGGCCTGGAACAAACCCCGTCTCTCATGAGCTTTCAGGAAGTGATCACCCTTTTCCACGAATTCGGACACGCCCTGCAGCACATGCTGACCACGGTCACCCACGGGTTCGTGTCCGGCATCTCGCGGGTGGAATGGGACGCGGTGGAGCTGCCCAGCCAGTTCATGGAAAACTGGTGTTCCCACCGTCCGGTTCTGGTCCGGCTGGCACGCCACTACCGTACCGGGGAACCCCTGGCCGAGGAAATCATGGACAGACTGCTCGCCGCCCGGACCTTCAGGGCCGGGTCCAACACCCTGCGCCAGGTGGTCTTCGCCCTGACGGATCTGGCTCTGCATACTTCCGGCCCCCAGGGACTGCACCCGCTGGAGACGGCCGCCCGCATCGCCCAGGAAATCCTGCCGTTGCCCCCGCTGCCGGAAGATGCTTCCCTCTGCGCCTTTTCACATATTTTCGCCGGAGGCTATGCCGCCGGATATTACAGCTACAAATGGGCCGAGGTGCTCAGCGCCGACGCTTTTGCCTCCTTCACGGAAGCGGGGGGCATCGATCCCGCCCTGGGCCGCCGCTTCCGGAACACGATTCTGGCTCTGGGCGGCAGCCGACATCCTCTTGAGGTTTTCCGCCTGTTCCGGGGCCGGGATCCGGATCCCACGGCTCTGCTCGTTCAGGAAGGGTTGCTTCCTGCTGGGAGGGCGTGAATGTCCATCCAGTGGTTTCCCGGGCACATGCACCGGGCCAGAAAGCAGATCGCCCAGATCATGGGCAAGGTGGACGTGGTCATCGAAGTGCTGGACGCCCGTCTGCCCGGCTACAGCGAAAACCCCATGCTGGCCGAACTGCGCGGGGACCGGCCCTGCCTCAAAGTGCTGAACAAGTCCGACCTGGCCGACCCGGCGGTCACGGAGGCCTGGAAAAAGCACTACCGTCTCACCGGAGCCGAACCCCTGGAAATTGTGGGTACCAATCCCAAGGACTGCCGGGAGATCATTTCTCTGCTGACCCGGATAGGCCCCAGACGGAACCTGCTCATGCAGCCGCTCAACTGCCTGATCGTGGGCATCCCCAATGTGGGCAAATCCACGCTGATGAACACTCTGGTGGGCCGGAAGGTGGCGCGGGCCGCCAATCAGGCCGCCATTACCACCAAGCAGAAGCGCGTGCACCTGAGCGACGAGATCACTCTGTACGATACGCCCGGCGTACTGTGGCCCAAAATCGGGGATGCCCAGGCCTCTTACATGCTGGCCGGAAGCGGAGCCGTGCGCGAGACGGCCATGGATAATGCGGAAGTGGCGGTGGGAGTGGCGGCCTATCTGCTGGAGGAATATCCCGCCCTGCTCCGGGAGCGATACTCTCTGGCGGAACTGCCCGAAGCAGGGCCCGAGGCCGGGACGGCTCTTGTGCGTACGGTGGGACAGAAGCGGGGCTGCCTGGTCCGGGGTGGCGAGGTGGATCTGGACAGGGCGGCGGGAATCCTGCTGAACGAACTCCGGGCCGGAAAAATCGGACGCATCAGCCTGCAACGGCCGCCGGCATCGGAGTGAAATCCGGGGCCCCCGGCGTAAACAATAAGTGCCGCCCTACGCGCCGCCCTTCTCCTTTTCCAGAGCCTGCCGGAGCAGCCGGAACAACGCACGGCCCTCGCGGGACGGCTTTCCGGCCGCCCTCTCGGCAGCGGCCCGTGCGGCCATCCGCTCTACCTGCCGCGCATCCAGATCAAACCGGCGGGTCACTTCTTCCAGTGCGGCCTGGTCACCGGCCACCAGGGCATCCCGCCACTCCTCAAGCTGATGAAAATCGTCCGTGTGCTGAAAACGGATCTGATCCAGAGCGTCCAGAGCCTGGCGGATAGGCTCGGGATCGAGCCCGCGCATGACCACGCCGATGAACTGCACCTGACGGCGCCGGGCTTCCTTGTCTTTCAGGGTGTGGTAAAAAGCCACGGCCTCGGCCAGATCGTCGGGTAGATCCATGCGGGCGATCCGTTCCGGCGACAGTTCCAGAAGGCGTCTGCCCAGCTCCTGCAAAGCGAGCATGTCCCGCTTGCGCTGGGACTTGCTCGGCCGGAGATCCTCACCGGCTCCGTGCATGAATTCCGTCATCATTCTTTACTAACGTCAGTGGGAGGGTCGTCTTCTACGCTGTGGAGTTCCCGGCAGAGAAAGCCACAAAGTGGAAGAACCCCAGTTACAATGGACAACAGCCATAAACAGTCCGGAGCCGCAATCCGGCCAGAGGCCGGGCGCGATCATTTCCGAACGGCCGATTCTCCGGGTATCCCATTCGCAAATGATCAGGGATGTATCCAGAGTACCGCGCCGGACAGTTCGTTGAACAGATAATTGCTCACGGACCCGGCCAGAAAACTTTTCCCTGTGGAAGCGCCCACCGCCACCATGGCGAACTTGCCCCAGTGAGCGTTGTCCAGAACAGCGCGGGGGGCATAGTCCGAGGGATAGATCATGTACCGGAGCCGGTCAGAACCAAAACCCTTCTCGGCCATGAGCGCCTCGCACCGCTCGAAGATTTCCGTACTCTTTTTCCGGTCGTCATCGGTATCGCGGATGACGTTGCACAGGGTGACCAGATGCGATTCCTTTTGCAGCATGTCGGCCACGAATCCGGTCATGCGCATGGACGATCCGGAACCATCCACGCACAGCAGGACGTTTTCCCGGTTCACATCAGGTTTGCGGCAGAGCATCAGCGGCGCATCGGGACTGAGTTCCAGCAACCTGCGGGACAGGCTCTTCTGAAAGAAATCCTTCAGCCGGCCCAGCCCCCGCCGACCCATGACCACGGCGTCATAGTTATCCTGACCGATTTCCTGTTCGATGTCCTCAATGCGGCACAACATATTGCCGCTGCTCTTGACCCTGATCTGCTCCGGCGTGAACCCTTCCCGCACCAGCATGCTCACGGCCTCGTCTCTGGCTGTCTGCCAGTTGCGGTCCGTCTCCAGGGGGCGGTCGCCGTCCCTGTTCCCGGACCGCCACAGACAGTACGGACTGTCCGGTGCGGCAAGACCCAGAAGAGTCAGGTCCATGTCTTCCTTGTGCCGGAAAAAATGACACAGGAAGCGCAATCCATTGAACATGTGGGGATCTTCACTCAGCGTGCACAGCAGCTTCTTGGGCATGGGAATCGCTCCTTGCGAGGAATGTTCGCTGTTGAAGGTTGATGTTCCCGGCGAAGCGCGTCACCAGACACGCCGGACCCGCACGCCGCTCCGGGCCATATGGTCTTTCAGTTCCACGATGGTGTGGTTCCCGTAATGCACGATGGACGCGATGAGCGCGGCCGAGGCCCGGCCTTCAGTCACGGCCTCGACCATATGCTGCGGGCTGCCCGCGCCTCCCGAAGCGATGACCGGCACGCGCACATGGTCGGCGATGAGCCGGGTCAGGGTCAGCTCGTAGCCGTCTTTGGTGCCGTCGGCGTCGATGGAGTTGACGCACAGCTCGCCCGCGCCCAGATGCTCCGCTTCCTTCGCCCACCACAGGGCGTCCATGCCCGTACGCTTGCGGCCGCCGTGGATGACGATCTCGTAGCCCGAGGGGATGGCATCGGTGCGCGGCACGCGCAGCACATCCATGCCGACCACGATGCACTGGGAGCCGAAGGCCGCCGCGCCCTCAGCGATGATTTCCGGCCTTTTCACGGCGGCGGAATTGACCGAAATTTTCTCCGCTCCGGCCAGCAGCACATCGCGCATGTCGGCCAGCGTGGAGATCCCCCCGCCCACGGAAAAGGGGATGAAAATCTGCCCGGCCACCTTTTCCACCACCCTGAGCATGATGCCCCGGCCCTCGTGGGACGCGGTGATGTCGTAAAACACGATCTCGTCGGCCCCTTCCTCGTAGTAGCGCCGGGCCGTGTCCACCGGGTCGCCGATATCCACATTGCCCTGAAATCTGACACCCTTGGTCAGCTTGCCGTCCCGGACGTCCAGGCAGGGAATGACGCGCTTACTGAGCATGGGCCGTCTCCCGGCAATACGCATAGAAATTGGCAAGCATCTTAAGCCCCGGCCGCCCGCTTTTTTCCGGATGAAACTGGGTGGCCCACAGACCGTCGCGGCCGTGGACGGAGCAGAACTCCAGCCCGTAACCGGTGGTGCCGATCACGTACTCCCGGGCCGGGATGGGATAATAGCTGTGCACGAAATAGAACTCGCTTTCCGGGTCGATGCCGTCGAAAAGGCGGCAGTCCCGATGCAGGCGGACCGTGTTCCAGCCCATGTGCGGGATGTTGATGGGCTCGCCGTTCTCATCGGACAGGTCCGGCGTGAACATGCCGCATTGGCCGGAGATGACGCCCAGCGTCCGGGTATCGTTTTCAGGACTGTGATCCAGCAGGATCTGACAGCCCAGACAGATGCCAAGCATGGGCTTGTTCCGGCCGATTTCGCGGAGAATGGCGTCCGCCATGCCGGACCGGCGCAGATGTTCCATGGCCGATCCGGCCGCGCCCACACCGGGAAAAATGATCCCCTGGCTGCGGGCGATGACGTCATGGTCCGCCGTGACCATGCAGGGAATACCCAGAGAATCCAGGGCGCGCCTGACGCTGGTCAGATTTCCGGCTTCGTAGTTCAAAATGGCGAGCATGAAAGCTCCTCGGAAACATAATGATTGAAGGAATTCTGAATATCCAAAGACAACGTAAAAACCAAGCCGGATGTTCGGGCGGCTTGCCGGAAAAACGGTTTCCGGCTACGGCAACGCGCTGAAACAACGGGGGAATCATGATCGTCATCACCGGCGGCGCGGGCTTCATCGGCAGCGCCATGATCTGGGAACTGAACCGGCAGGGCCGCCGGGACATCATCGTGGTGGACAATCTGGCGTCCACCGCCAAATGGCGCAATCTGGTCGGGCTTGCGTACCATCGCTACATCCACAAGGACGAATTTCCGGCCCTGGCCAGAACCCGTTACATGGAAGACCGCATCGAGGCCGTGATTCATCTCGGCGCCTGCTCCGCCACCACGGAGCCCGACTGCGATTATCTGATCCGCAACAATCTGGAATACTCCAAAGCCATGTGCCGCTTCGCTCTGGAGCGCAACGCCCGGTTCATCTACGCCAGCTCCGCCGCCACTTACGGAGACGGCGGCCGCGGGTTCGACGATTCCGACGAGGCTCTGGACAGCCTGCAACCGCTGAACATGTACGGCTACTCCAAGCATCTGTTTGACCTGTGGGTGCAAGGGGAAGGGCTGCTGGACAGCGTGGCCGGACTCAAGTTCTTCAACGTGTTCGGTCCCAACGAATACCACAAGGAAGACATGCGCTCGGTGGTCTGCAAGGCTTTCATCCAGATCGGGCAGACTGGGCGGCTGAAACTCTTCAGGTCCTACCGTGCGGAATACGCCGACGGCGAGCAGCGCCGGGACTTTGTGTACATCAAGGACTGCGTGCGGATCATCGGCTGGCTGCTCGAAAATCCTGGCGTGGGCGGGATTTTCAACGTGGGAACGGGTCAGGCCCGGACCTGGAACGATCTGGCCCGGGCCGTGTTCGCGGCCATGGATCTGGAGCCGGTCATCGAATACATCGACATGCCGGAATTCCTGCGGGATAAGTATCAGTATTATACCTGCGCGGACCTGACCAAACTGGGCGTGCGCGGCTGCGACGTCCGCTTCCGGTCTCTGGAGGACGGCGTGACGGACTATGTGCAAAACTACCTAGCACGGGAGCACGCGTATCTGACCTCCCGCTACTGAGTCCGCACTCTCCTCGTTTCGGAGGAAGTGTCTCCATCCATGTGCGACGAGCTGTCCGCTTCCGAGAGCCGAGCATAACGGATGACAACGCCGCCGTTCGCGGATACGGACGGCCCGGAAACGGGATATCCCGGCTCCGGCCGCCCACGCGGTCTTTCAATGCGCCGATTTTCAGGACCATTCATGCTGCACCATATCGCCGTCGTACTGTTTCGTCCTAAATATCCGGAGAATATCGGTTCCGTGGCCCGCGCCTGCATGAACATGGGATGCTCCCGGATCATCCTCGTCGATCCGTGGAAATGGGACCTGGAAAAAGCCCTGCCCCTGGCCACCCATCACGCCCGGCATCTGCTGGAGTCTGTAAGCATCGTCCCCACGCTGTCCGAGGCGCTCGCTCCCTTCTCCGTTTCCTACGGCACCACGGCCCGGACGGGCGGATGGCGCAAGTCCATTCAGACGTCCGAGGAAGCCGCTCCGCAGATTATCGCTCAGTGCAACGACGGAGCCAGCGTCGCCCTGGTTTTCGGGCCGGAAGACAAAGGGCTGACCAACGAGGAAACCGACTTGTGTTCCCATCTGCTGACCATCCCCACCGCCGGCGGGCTGACCTCCCTGAACCTGAGCCAGGCCGTGATGGTGGTACTGTACGAATGCTTCAAGAAATCCCTGACCAAACCCTTCAAGATAGCCGGATATCCCAAGGAGCGCCACATCAACCATGACGAGCGCCAGATTCTCTTCGATCAGCTCCGCGAGACGCTGCTGGACATCGACTACCTCAAGCCCGACAACCCCGACTACTTCATGTTGTCCATCAAACGCTTCCTGAACCGGGTCAATCCGCGACTGAACGAGTACAACCAGCTCATGGGACTCTGCCGGCAGATGCGACGCATCGTCCGCATCGCCAGAGAAAAAGGCTGAGTGCCTCCGTCCTGCCAAGCCCGAATCTGAAACCCTCACCGGCAAACAGATGAAAGAAACGAAATTGTTCAAGATGTTCATGTGGCTGCTCGTTCTTGGAGTGAGCTGGACACTGGCCATCCCGGAAGGAACGGTCATGGCCTCCGAGCAGAAACACAGCTTTCGAAGCTCCGTCGCACCGAAACCGGGCAAGCCGCCAGAAGAGAAAAAGAAGACTTCCGCAGCAAAGTCTTCATCCAAAAGTGGAAAGAAAAAGGCTGACAAAGCCCCGCAGAAAGCCCCCAAGGCCGCCCAGACTCCCAAGACATCACAAAAGAACGCCAAAACTGTTCAGAAGGCTCCGAAGGCATCTCAAAAAGATGCAAAAATCACCCAGAAACATCCAAATACATCCAAAAAAGGCCCCAAAGCTGCACAGAAGGGCTCTGAAGTACCCAGACAAGAGTCCAAAGCGACCAAAACGCCTCAGAAAGATACTCAATCTGTCCAGAAGAATTCAAAGGTATCAAAGAAAGACACACAACCCGCTCAAAGAAAACTGAAAGCAGCCAAGCAGGAGCCCAAGGCGGCGAAGACTCCCGGCAAGGACAGTAAGACTGTCCAGAAGGCCAATCCGGCAGGGTCTGGAAATTCTCAAGAAACAAGGACACCGAAGGGTTCCAAAACAGCGGCAACGGGCAAGAAACTCTCGCAGGCCGATGCCAAAGGCATTACCGGGAAGGTAGACCGAAAGGCGCTGAAAAAACCGATCACGACCCAGCGACTGAAGAAAAAGAAAGCGTCTGCAGCGAAGATACATTCCAAAAAGACGAACAAGGATCTGCACCTGAATGTCAAAGCAGCCTTTCTGGTCAACATGAGCAACGGAAAAATCTACTACGAACAGAATCCGGACACGCCCATCGCTCCGGCTTCCATCACCAAGGTTCTGACTCTGTATCTTGTGCGTGAGGCCATGGCACAGGGAAAGATCACACCCGTCACGGCCATTCCCATCAGTGACAGGGCCATCAGAACCGGCGGCTCGCGCATGAGCCTGAAACGCGGGGAAAAAGTGCCCCTGCGGGAGCTGATCAAGGGCATCAGCGTGGTCTCGGCCAACAACGCCTGTGTGGCCGTGGCCGAATATATGGGCAAGGGCGACTCTTC
Above is a window of Desulfomicrobium orale DSM 12838 DNA encoding:
- a CDS encoding RNA methyltransferase, which codes for MLHHIAVVLFRPKYPENIGSVARACMNMGCSRIILVDPWKWDLEKALPLATHHARHLLESVSIVPTLSEALAPFSVSYGTTARTGGWRKSIQTSEEAAPQIIAQCNDGASVALVFGPEDKGLTNEETDLCSHLLTIPTAGGLTSLNLSQAVMVVLYECFKKSLTKPFKIAGYPKERHINHDERQILFDQLRETLLDIDYLKPDNPDYFMLSIKRFLNRVNPRLNEYNQLMGLCRQMRRIVRIAREKG
- the ylqF gene encoding ribosome biogenesis GTPase YlqF, which gives rise to MSIQWFPGHMHRARKQIAQIMGKVDVVIEVLDARLPGYSENPMLAELRGDRPCLKVLNKSDLADPAVTEAWKKHYRLTGAEPLEIVGTNPKDCREIISLLTRIGPRRNLLMQPLNCLIVGIPNVGKSTLMNTLVGRKVARAANQAAITTKQKRVHLSDEITLYDTPGVLWPKIGDAQASYMLAGSGAVRETAMDNAEVAVGVAAYLLEEYPALLRERYSLAELPEAGPEAGTALVRTVGQKRGCLVRGGEVDLDRAAGILLNELRAGKIGRISLQRPPASE
- a CDS encoding M3 family metallopeptidase; the protein is MTDLNPLLDWEDFPDFRDIEPGHVLAAVRRAVALSQTEQARLEALAPRTWPALLVPLERLTDRVTRVWSLITHMHNVRNSPALRQAYAEAQPLVVDFFNLLGQSRPIYSALLALRDAPEFSGFSNALQRTITLLIRDAELGGVALPPEKRERFSAISRELAALSTEFANNVLDATQSYALTLVQPHDAAGLPEASRQLAAAMSRARGREATAEDGPWTITLDMPSFLSFMQHSSRRDLRETVYKAYITRASSGDRDNLPLIRRILSLRVEMAVLLGFADFADMSLARKMAPSVASVEKLLHTLKDAATDAALGDLIDLSDLAAANGQAEEIMPWDVMYWAERLKEQRFGLHDDMLRPYFPLPAVLEGMFELARELFGIHIAPADRPVWNEDVAYYAVSDDKGEEIAGFYLDPYARPEEKRGGAWMGELCGRSAACAAPGRMWRKPVAWLNCNQRPGLEQTPSLMSFQEVITLFHEFGHALQHMLTTVTHGFVSGISRVEWDAVELPSQFMENWCSHRPVLVRLARHYRTGEPLAEEIMDRLLAARTFRAGSNTLRQVVFALTDLALHTSGPQGLHPLETAARIAQEILPLPPLPEDASLCAFSHIFAGGYAAGYYSYKWAEVLSADAFASFTEAGGIDPALGRRFRNTILALGGSRHPLEVFRLFRGRDPDPTALLVQEGLLPAGRA
- the hisF gene encoding imidazole glycerol phosphate synthase subunit HisF → MLSKRVIPCLDVRDGKLTKGVRFQGNVDIGDPVDTARRYYEEGADEIVFYDITASHEGRGIMLRVVEKVAGQIFIPFSVGGGISTLADMRDVLLAGAEKISVNSAAVKRPEIIAEGAAAFGSQCIVVGMDVLRVPRTDAIPSGYEIVIHGGRKRTGMDALWWAKEAEHLGAGELCVNSIDADGTKDGYELTLTRLIADHVRVPVIASGGAGSPQHMVEAVTEGRASAALIASIVHYGNHTIVELKDHMARSGVRVRRVW
- a CDS encoding universal stress protein, with translation MPKKLLCTLSEDPHMFNGLRFLCHFFRHKEDMDLTLLGLAAPDSPYCLWRSGNRDGDRPLETDRNWQTARDEAVSMLVREGFTPEQIRVKSSGNMLCRIEDIEQEIGQDNYDAVVMGRRGLGRLKDFFQKSLSRRLLELSPDAPLMLCRKPDVNRENVLLCVDGSGSSMRMTGFVADMLQKESHLVTLCNVIRDTDDDRKKSTEIFERCEALMAEKGFGSDRLRYMIYPSDYAPRAVLDNAHWGKFAMVAVGASTGKSFLAGSVSNYLFNELSGAVLWIHP
- the hisH gene encoding imidazole glycerol phosphate synthase subunit HisH; translated protein: MLAILNYEAGNLTSVRRALDSLGIPCMVTADHDVIARSQGIIFPGVGAAGSAMEHLRRSGMADAILREIGRNKPMLGICLGCQILLDHSPENDTRTLGVISGQCGMFTPDLSDENGEPINIPHMGWNTVRLHRDCRLFDGIDPESEFYFVHSYYPIPAREYVIGTTGYGLEFCSVHGRDGLWATQFHPEKSGRPGLKMLANFYAYCRETAHAQ
- the rfaD gene encoding ADP-glyceromanno-heptose 6-epimerase, with amino-acid sequence MIVITGGAGFIGSAMIWELNRQGRRDIIVVDNLASTAKWRNLVGLAYHRYIHKDEFPALARTRYMEDRIEAVIHLGACSATTEPDCDYLIRNNLEYSKAMCRFALERNARFIYASSAATYGDGGRGFDDSDEALDSLQPLNMYGYSKHLFDLWVQGEGLLDSVAGLKFFNVFGPNEYHKEDMRSVVCKAFIQIGQTGRLKLFRSYRAEYADGEQRRDFVYIKDCVRIIGWLLENPGVGGIFNVGTGQARTWNDLARAVFAAMDLEPVIEYIDMPEFLRDKYQYYTCADLTKLGVRGCDVRFRSLEDGVTDYVQNYLAREHAYLTSRY
- the yjgA gene encoding ribosome biogenesis factor YjgA; the protein is MHGAGEDLRPSKSQRKRDMLALQELGRRLLELSPERIARMDLPDDLAEAVAFYHTLKDKEARRRQVQFIGVVMRGLDPEPIRQALDALDQIRFQHTDDFHQLEEWRDALVAGDQAALEEVTRRFDLDARQVERMAARAAAERAAGKPSREGRALFRLLRQALEKEKGGA
- a CDS encoding D-alanyl-D-alanine carboxypeptidase family protein → MASEQKHSFRSSVAPKPGKPPEEKKKTSAAKSSSKSGKKKADKAPQKAPKAAQTPKTSQKNAKTVQKAPKASQKDAKITQKHPNTSKKGPKAAQKGSEVPRQESKATKTPQKDTQSVQKNSKVSKKDTQPAQRKLKAAKQEPKAAKTPGKDSKTVQKANPAGSGNSQETRTPKGSKTAATGKKLSQADAKGITGKVDRKALKKPITTQRLKKKKASAAKIHSKKTNKDLHLNVKAAFLVNMSNGKIYYEQNPDTPIAPASITKVLTLYLVREAMAQGKITPVTAIPISDRAIRTGGSRMSLKRGEKVPLRELIKGISVVSANNACVAVAEYMGKGDSSRFVSRMNAKAKKIGMSSSRFKNPNGLPAHGQLSTARDIAKLSMSYLRRFPESLSIHSMTTHTYHGATHRNANSLLRTYKGADGLKTGFVCASGYNITATAKRGDTRLLAVVLGAQNSVSRQVETARLLDYGFKRATMEKGLGNGNGGKKLKPKSKSQKNKKNS